The region AAAACAAGTTTTACTGAGGCCAGGATGACAGGCAAGTTAAGCAAGTACAAAAAGCCACAGCAAAAGGGTTTCTTCACCCAACTCATAAAAACATGATCTTATTTCATCCCCTTGACACGGTATCTAGCCAGGCAGATTGGAAGAAATCCTACtgctgagtttttaaaaattcatttcaaTGCTTTGAAGAGGACAAGTAGAATAATATTCATTTGGAGTGACTGCAAAAGAAAGAGACtgattttgatatttgattGATTTCAAAATCTCAGCAAACAAAACCCAACTATGTGCACTGTAATCTGTAATACTGGATTATAATACTCTTTGAAAgtatatgttttgtattttatgtaaTTCCATTTTTGAGATGATCACTTTTTCTTATAACTTGtttccaaaaaaatatttacagcataCAATATATTtacagggaaagaaaataaaagtttttaagGGTGTAAAACACCTCATCAGCAGCTACTAGCAGTTAGCTTTGTAAAGCAACTTGCAGTTTCTCTAAATATGCACAGTTACTAAGATCATAATGAAATGCTGGTTGGCAGCTtaacaaaagcaaagacaaaacattacgATCCACTCTGCAACATTGGCTGTAAGGCAACTCCATGTCTGTTGTCATCACACTCATcaccactttcagcttcttcttgGAGATTCTGTGCGACAGCATCCAATGGCGGTGCTGTAGTGTTACGTTTTACTTTATAAATGTCCCACCTTTCAGGCAGCAGGCCGTGGTCGAACATAAACAAAGCCAGCGCGGAAAAAACTAAGATGGTTATCAGAGTGCAGAGCATGGAGACCGTTCTGACCGGAGACTTTTGGACATAGATGCCATCTTCCAACGTGCAACCGGGAAGATGAAGAACAACAGGAAGACCTACAGTGTTTTCTCCCAACAAAATCCTTACAGTCAGGCCTATAACGTAACCTACCATGGCACCGTAACCATTTGTCACTTTAAAGAAGAGCACAGAGACCAGGTGGGGAAATATAAGGGTGTAGGAAACATCTGCTCCAAGGATCCAGAGGACCAAGGTGCTGTTGGTGTAGAATGTTATGGATGTCCCAAGCAGGCCCACCACCAACACTGTGACCCGAATCACCCACTGCATTTCATAGTCTGAAGCCTGGGGACATGGAGTCATATAAAAGGACGCTTCATTATTCATTCACATACCTGTGTTTTCCGAAACAGATTTATgtgatttgtttggttttagtttgcaacaaaaggaaaagaaaaagagaccaGCTCTAGCCACACCGAGCTGCTACCATCAACACCTCGTTCTACCTGTTTACGCAGGATGTTCTTGTAGATGTTTGATGAGAAAACAGAAGTAGCAGACAACAGGCCGGAGTCCGTGGATGACATGACAGCAGCGGCTACAGCTCCGATTCCAATGATTGAGATGTAGGATGGAGTGAGGTACTGAAGGGTCAGGGGAAGGACCAAGCTGTGCTCACCACGCACATAGGGAGGTGGAGAGCCGTACTGCGTCAGGTTCCAGTCTGGATGAGAGAAATAACAGTTAAATTCTTGTAAAATTTCCTCACCAGTactcatcagttcatcagttctATACCAACTCACACATTACAGTCTCATATAGGTATCACATAAATTTAagttgtgtatttttaaagctatattcattgatttatttatttttccctccTAAGGGGCAGTGGactcagctgtaaacacaacagtcacGTACTGTGATCTCATATAACTGTTATGATATCATCATTATCATGCAATCATTAGCATTagtattttacagtaaatctgCAAACAACATTCTGACAGAAAGTCCAGGAATGAGTGGTATCTTCAGTGCTCAGACACGCCACTATGTGAGTCTAGTGTGATTTCCCATAATACCTTAGATCTCAGACCTgtaattctgtgtttgtgtggctgtgggaAACTCCAAGGAGAAAGTGTGTTACCACCTACACCGCTAAAGTAGGTTTACACTTTGTCACATTCAATCCCAGTGTACAGAGGCCATGCAGCATGTTTATAAATAGCCAACTAGTGCTACTTTTTACTGTTGTCTTGCCAGCAAATAGCCAACAATCAATAACTTGTCCAAAGAGTACAGGAAGCTGCAGGCCACAATGTGCCTGCATTAAAAGTCTGTCATCTCTGAGATAATCCCCACCTGTGGAGGCGGCAACAGCCCCAACCAATACGGAGGGGATTCCCAGTATGGCAATGACAAGGGCCGCAGCATAGCAGGTTAACTGGGCTGTTAGTGATGAAGAGGCAGACAGTGTCCTCTGGTGGAAGCTCTGAAAGGAAACACTGCCAAgaccctggaaaaaaaagagcagtggcAGAGAAGGAATGAGGACAAGGAAAGATGAGGACGACATTCACACCACAGACCTTTCTTGTGTGAAGTAACCACTGAACCACTGTGA is a window of Toxotes jaculatrix isolate fToxJac2 chromosome 4, fToxJac2.pri, whole genome shotgun sequence DNA encoding:
- the LOC121180710 gene encoding high-affinity choline transporter 1-like yields the protein MALNIPGVVAVVFFYILILGTGVWAARKSRQAERKSNGNRTEVVLLGDRNISLVVGIFTMTATWVGGGFILGVAEAVYTPKMGLIWALMPIQYSVSFIIGGLFFAKPMRDKKYVTMMDPFQIKYGRVLSGALVLPSLLVDVLWVSCTLLGLGATMSVILDLPYVYSVWISSAVAIIYTLLGGLYSVAYTDVIQLSLAFFSLWLCIPFLLLNPTSVNIAHTAFNHTFQEPWVGTLDQDEVWMWIDDFLMLGLGSVSFQSFHQRTLSASSSLTAQLTCYAAALVIAILGIPSVLVGAVAASTDWNLTQYGSPPPYVRGEHSLVLPLTLQYLTPSYISIIGIGAVAAAVMSSTDSGLLSATSVFSSNIYKNILRKQASDYEMQWVIRVTVLVVGLLGTSITFYTNSTLVLWILGADVSYTLIFPHLVSVLFFKVTNGYGAMVGYVIGLTVRILLGENTVGLPVVLHLPGCTLEDGIYVQKSPVRTVSMLCTLITILVFSALALFMFDHGLLPERWDIYKVKRNTTAPPLDAVAQNLQEEAESGDECDDNRHGVALQPMLQSGS